From Pusillibacter faecalis, one genomic window encodes:
- a CDS encoding aminopeptidase gives METSEFKALKEKLFSAKKNGYDQLESAELQAMEEYCSNYKAFLDAGKTERLCAAESVRLAEAHGYRRYTRGMPLQPGDKVYVCNRDKAVLLAHIGKQSLAEGAQIAAAHIDSPRLDLKPNPLYEEGEMAYFKTHYYGGIRKYQWVTLPLELHGVVVLCSGERVTVNIGAAPDDPRLVITDLLPHLAQEQSKKPLGEAIPGETLNLLLGSRPIGGEEDSGRVKLAVLKLLNEKYGITEDDFTSAELEAVPALNACDIGLDRSLIGAYGQDDRVCGYAALRALLDLPETPERTAVCVLADKEEIGSDGVTGMQSAAFDTFMEDLCAAQDVPLRACFEKSFCLSTDVTAAYDPDFGDVYEKRNAALINYGVGLCKYTGARGKSGASDADAETVGYVRGLFEQAGVIWQIAELGKVDIGGGGTVAMYMANRNIATLDAGVPVLSMHAPFETVGKLDCWETYKGIRAVYQAKTGIVEK, from the coding sequence ATGGAAACGAGTGAATTCAAGGCGCTGAAGGAGAAGCTGTTCTCCGCCAAGAAAAACGGCTATGATCAGCTTGAGAGCGCGGAGCTTCAGGCGATGGAAGAGTATTGCAGCAACTACAAGGCCTTTTTAGACGCAGGAAAGACGGAGCGCCTTTGTGCCGCGGAGAGCGTCCGCTTGGCAGAGGCCCATGGATACCGCCGCTATACGCGGGGCATGCCGCTGCAACCGGGAGACAAAGTATATGTCTGCAACCGGGACAAAGCGGTTCTTCTCGCCCATATTGGCAAGCAGAGCCTGGCGGAGGGCGCGCAGATTGCCGCCGCCCACATTGACTCGCCCCGGCTGGACCTCAAGCCCAATCCCCTTTATGAAGAAGGGGAGATGGCCTATTTCAAGACCCACTATTACGGGGGTATCCGTAAATATCAATGGGTGACACTGCCCCTGGAGCTGCACGGCGTGGTGGTGCTGTGCAGTGGGGAGCGGGTCACGGTGAACATCGGTGCAGCCCCGGACGACCCCCGCCTGGTGATTACGGACCTGCTGCCCCACCTGGCCCAGGAGCAGTCCAAAAAGCCTCTGGGCGAGGCAATTCCCGGCGAGACTCTGAATCTGCTGTTGGGCAGCCGGCCTATCGGCGGAGAAGAGGACAGCGGCCGGGTGAAGCTGGCTGTTTTGAAGCTGCTGAACGAAAAGTACGGTATCACCGAGGACGATTTCACGTCCGCCGAGCTGGAGGCTGTGCCGGCGCTGAACGCCTGTGATATCGGCCTGGACCGCAGTCTGATCGGCGCCTACGGACAGGATGACCGGGTATGCGGCTATGCCGCTCTCCGGGCTTTGCTGGATCTGCCGGAGACGCCGGAGCGGACCGCCGTGTGTGTGCTGGCAGACAAGGAGGAGATTGGCTCCGACGGCGTGACAGGCATGCAGTCTGCTGCTTTTGACACCTTTATGGAAGACCTTTGTGCTGCTCAGGACGTGCCGCTTCGGGCTTGCTTTGAGAAGTCTTTCTGCCTCAGCACAGATGTGACTGCGGCCTATGACCCAGATTTTGGGGATGTCTATGAAAAGCGGAACGCGGCATTGATCAACTATGGCGTGGGTCTTTGCAAGTATACCGGTGCCCGGGGAAAATCCGGCGCCTCCGATGCGGATGCGGAGACGGTGGGCTATGTCCGCGGTCTTTTCGAGCAGGCCGGAGTCATCTGGCAGATCGCAGAGCTGGGCAAGGTGGATATCGGCGGCGGCGGTACCGTGGCCATGTATATGGCCAACCGCAACATTGCTACGCTGGACGCCGGGGTACCGGTTCTGAGCATGCACGCGCCATTTGAGACTGTCGGCAAGCTGGACTGCTGGGAGACCTACAAGGGCATCCGGGCGGTCTATCAGGCGAAAACCGGAATTGTGGAGAAATAA
- a CDS encoding ACT domain-containing protein, whose protein sequence is MSKTTKFYIVAADALPEIFIKVAEAKRMMQTGEADTVGAATRLAGISRSAFYKYKDSVQPFNDMKAEHIITFYAMLKDNAGVLSRVLSVFASSGANILTINQSIPTNGCAAVTISAETSEMEESLEQLLSDVSGLDGVVRLEILAG, encoded by the coding sequence ATGTCAAAGACGACCAAGTTTTATATTGTGGCGGCAGATGCCCTGCCGGAGATTTTTATCAAGGTGGCGGAGGCCAAGCGCATGATGCAGACTGGGGAGGCGGACACTGTGGGCGCTGCCACCAGACTGGCGGGGATTAGCCGCAGTGCTTTCTATAAATACAAGGATTCCGTTCAGCCTTTTAACGATATGAAGGCAGAGCATATCATCACATTCTATGCCATGCTGAAAGACAATGCCGGCGTGCTGAGCCGGGTGCTGTCTGTTTTTGCATCGTCCGGCGCCAATATTTTGACCATCAACCAGTCCATTCCCACGAACGGCTGTGCGGCAGTCACCATTTCGGCGGAGACCAGCGAGATGGAGGAATCCCTGGAACAGCTGCTTTCCGACGTATCTGGGCTGGACGGAGTCGTTCGGCTGGAAATCCTGGCGGGTTAA
- a CDS encoding homoserine dehydrogenase — translation MIQIAILGLGTVGTGVARVVAENARQIERKLGEPLQVKSILVRHFKDGPYRQLMTDDFRRIEEDESIRVVVETIGGVDAAYEYTRRALEAGKHVVTANKQLVAERGFELLALAKKKNVSYLFEASVGGGIPILHPLTQCMAANRIDEVYGILNGTSNYILTRMVRTGAFFTDALREAQAKGYAEADPTADVEGVDAGRKICILADLAFGHQVEPERVPMEGIRKLSLRDVRIAQRAGYRIKLLGRAVRLPGGGRTAYVAPHLISEENPVASVEDVFNAVVVRGNATGEVMFYGRGAGELPTASACVADVMECLQSSARREEIGWSSETDGFEDPAELKTRYYFRIEGSLTDAAMAFGQVEVLSEDGETAFLTDSISGTDALRQSSFLNVLACMRVLA, via the coding sequence ATGATACAAATTGCAATTTTGGGCCTTGGAACCGTCGGCACCGGCGTTGCCAGGGTAGTGGCGGAAAACGCCCGGCAGATTGAGCGGAAGCTGGGAGAGCCGTTGCAGGTGAAATCCATTTTGGTGCGGCATTTCAAGGATGGCCCCTACCGTCAGCTGATGACGGATGACTTCCGGCGGATTGAAGAGGACGAGAGCATCCGCGTGGTGGTGGAAACCATTGGCGGGGTAGACGCGGCCTATGAGTACACCAGGCGTGCTCTGGAGGCGGGCAAGCATGTTGTAACCGCCAACAAGCAGCTGGTGGCGGAGAGAGGTTTTGAGCTGCTGGCTTTGGCAAAAAAGAAGAACGTCAGCTATCTCTTCGAGGCCAGTGTGGGCGGCGGTATTCCCATTTTGCATCCGTTGACCCAGTGCATGGCGGCAAACCGCATTGACGAGGTATACGGCATTTTGAACGGGACCTCCAACTATATTCTCACCCGGATGGTCCGCACCGGCGCGTTCTTTACTGACGCGCTGCGGGAGGCCCAGGCCAAGGGATATGCAGAGGCCGATCCTACCGCCGATGTGGAGGGTGTGGACGCTGGGAGAAAAATCTGCATCCTTGCAGACCTGGCTTTTGGACACCAGGTAGAGCCGGAGCGAGTACCTATGGAGGGAATCCGCAAATTGTCCCTGCGGGATGTAAGAATTGCCCAGCGGGCGGGATACCGCATCAAGCTTCTGGGGCGGGCAGTCCGGCTTCCGGGCGGCGGGCGTACAGCATATGTCGCCCCACACCTGATTTCAGAGGAGAACCCCGTCGCCAGCGTGGAGGACGTATTCAATGCCGTGGTGGTCCGGGGGAACGCCACCGGTGAGGTGATGTTCTATGGTAGGGGCGCCGGCGAGCTGCCCACCGCCTCCGCCTGCGTAGCGGATGTGATGGAGTGCCTACAGTCCAGCGCCCGGCGGGAGGAAATTGGATGGTCCTCTGAAACGGATGGATTTGAAGACCCGGCGGAGCTGAAAACCCGGTACTATTTCCGCATTGAGGGCAGTCTGACGGACGCAGCCATGGCTTTTGGCCAGGTGGAGGTTCTCAGTGAGGACGGCGAGACCGCCTTTTTGACAGATTCCATCAGCGGCACGGACGCCCTGCGGCAGTCCAGCTTTCTCAACGTTCTGGCCTGTATGCGGGTCCTGGCCTGA
- a CDS encoding aspartate kinase has product MSLIVQKFGGSSVKDTQHIRNVAGIIAETYLQGNDVIVVLSAQGDTTDDLIAKAEEINRHPSKREMDMLLSTGEQISVALCAMALESMGLPCVSLAAWQVGIHSTSTHSDARIKKIDPERIQAELDQHRIVLVTGFQGIDRGGDVTTLGRGGSDTSAVALAAAFRADLCQIYTDVDGVYTTDPRIVPNARKLEEITYDEMLELASQGAQVLHNRSVELAKKFRVNLEVVSSLERKPGTKIKEVTKVEKTNIAGVAKDTSIARVALVGLQHNPGVAFQVFDLLSKHNINVDVILQSIGREETKDITFTVHKKDLDEVEDILNQHKEALRFDHIEADDKIGKVSIVGAGLMSNCGVAAKMFEALFEAGINIQMINTSEIRVSVLLDEADVNRAVKAIHAKFFDEV; this is encoded by the coding sequence ATGAGTTTGATCGTACAGAAATTCGGCGGCAGCTCCGTGAAGGACACCCAGCATATCCGCAATGTCGCCGGTATCATCGCGGAGACCTACTTACAAGGCAATGACGTGATTGTGGTGCTCTCTGCTCAGGGAGACACCACAGACGATCTCATTGCCAAGGCGGAGGAGATCAATCGTCACCCCTCCAAGCGGGAGATGGATATGCTGCTTTCCACCGGAGAGCAGATTTCCGTTGCGCTGTGCGCCATGGCGCTGGAGAGCATGGGCCTGCCCTGTGTGTCCCTGGCGGCGTGGCAGGTTGGCATTCACTCCACTTCCACGCACTCCGATGCCCGGATTAAGAAAATTGACCCGGAGCGGATTCAGGCGGAATTGGACCAGCACCGGATCGTGTTGGTGACGGGCTTCCAGGGGATCGATCGCGGCGGAGACGTCACCACCCTGGGCCGCGGCGGGTCTGACACCAGCGCCGTGGCGCTGGCAGCGGCCTTCCGGGCAGACTTGTGCCAAATCTACACCGATGTGGATGGAGTGTATACCACAGATCCCCGCATCGTTCCCAACGCCAGAAAGCTGGAGGAGATTACCTATGACGAGATGTTGGAGCTGGCGTCTCAGGGAGCCCAGGTGCTCCATAACCGGAGTGTGGAACTGGCCAAGAAGTTCAGAGTGAATTTGGAAGTCGTGTCCAGCTTGGAGCGCAAGCCCGGCACGAAAATTAAGGAGGTCACCAAAGTGGAAAAGACAAATATTGCCGGCGTCGCGAAGGACACCAGCATTGCCCGCGTAGCCCTGGTGGGCCTACAGCACAACCCCGGCGTTGCGTTCCAGGTTTTTGACCTGCTGAGCAAGCACAATATCAATGTGGACGTGATCTTGCAGTCCATCGGCCGGGAGGAGACCAAGGATATTACCTTCACCGTCCATAAAAAGGACTTGGATGAGGTGGAGGACATTCTCAACCAGCATAAGGAAGCGCTGCGCTTTGACCATATTGAGGCCGACGACAAGATTGGCAAGGTCTCGATCGTGGGTGCAGGGCTCATGAGCAACTGCGGCGTGGCTGCCAAGATGTTTGAGGCGCTCTTTGAGGCCGGCATCAATATTCAGATGATCAATACCTCCGAGATCCGCGTTTCCGTTTTGCTGGATGAGGCGGATGTGAACCGGGCCGTCAAGGCGATCCACGCCAAATTTTTCGACGAAGTCTGA
- a CDS encoding ACT domain-containing protein, with protein MNAIVTVVGRDRVGITASVCTLLAENNINILDISQTILHGSFTMVMTVDVGESKAPLGQLRELLEELGNSMEISIRIQREEIFDAMHRI; from the coding sequence ATGAACGCCATCGTGACGGTTGTGGGGCGGGACAGGGTCGGCATCACGGCCTCTGTCTGCACGCTGCTGGCTGAGAACAACATCAACATCCTGGACATCTCTCAGACGATTCTGCACGGCTCCTTTACCATGGTGATGACCGTGGATGTGGGCGAGTCCAAGGCACCGCTTGGGCAGCTGCGGGAGCTGCTGGAGGAGCTGGGGAACAGCATGGAGATTTCCATCCGGATTCAGCGGGAGGAGATCTTTGACGCCATGCACCGCATCTGA
- a CDS encoding PFL family protein, which translates to MLNQKEILSTIEMIDQQHLDIRTITMGISLLSCCDPNAERACEKIYDKITRYAEKLVKTGEDIEREFGIPIVNKRISVTPVSLVAGASETEDYVPFALTLDRAAQTTGVNFLGGYSALVQKGMTAADEKLIRSIPEALARTELVCSSVNVGSTRAGINMDAVALMGRIIKETAAATADRDGLGCAKLVVFCNAVEDNPFMAGAFHGTGEAEKVINVGVSGPGVVYHALQAVKGQPFDVVAETVKKTAFRVTRMGQLVAQEASRRLDTPFGIVDLSLAPTPAVGDSVARILEEMGLETCGTHGTTAALALLNDAVKKGGVMASSSVGGLSGAFIPVSEDEGMIAAARAGTLCLDKLEAMTCVCSVGLDMIAVPGDTPAETIAAIIADEAAIGMVNSKTTAVRLLPAPGKTVGDTIEMGGLLGSAPVMPVHPESSVDFIARGGRIPAPMQSLKN; encoded by the coding sequence ATGCTTAACCAAAAGGAAATTCTCTCCACCATTGAGATGATTGACCAGCAGCACCTGGATATCCGGACCATTACCATGGGGATCTCCCTTTTGAGCTGCTGCGACCCGAACGCCGAACGGGCCTGTGAGAAAATCTATGATAAGATCACCCGCTATGCGGAAAAGCTGGTGAAAACCGGCGAGGACATTGAACGGGAATTTGGCATTCCCATCGTCAACAAGCGGATTTCCGTGACCCCCGTTTCTCTGGTGGCCGGCGCCAGCGAGACGGAAGACTATGTGCCGTTTGCTTTGACCTTGGACCGGGCGGCGCAAACCACTGGCGTGAACTTTCTGGGAGGCTATTCCGCCCTGGTGCAAAAGGGAATGACGGCGGCGGATGAGAAGTTGATCCGCTCTATTCCGGAGGCTTTGGCCCGGACGGAACTGGTGTGCTCCTCCGTGAACGTGGGGTCCACCCGAGCGGGTATCAACATGGATGCGGTCGCCCTGATGGGCCGGATTATCAAAGAGACTGCCGCGGCCACGGCGGACCGGGACGGCCTGGGCTGCGCGAAGCTGGTGGTCTTTTGCAACGCTGTGGAGGATAACCCCTTCATGGCTGGCGCCTTCCACGGCACTGGAGAGGCGGAGAAGGTCATCAACGTGGGCGTCTCCGGCCCCGGCGTGGTGTATCACGCCTTGCAGGCCGTGAAGGGACAGCCCTTTGACGTGGTGGCGGAGACGGTGAAGAAAACCGCCTTCCGGGTGACACGCATGGGCCAGCTGGTGGCGCAGGAGGCCAGCCGCCGCCTGGACACTCCCTTTGGCATTGTGGACCTGAGCCTCGCGCCCACACCGGCAGTGGGAGACAGCGTGGCCCGGATTCTGGAGGAGATGGGGCTGGAGACCTGCGGCACCCACGGCACTACTGCGGCGCTGGCCCTGCTGAACGACGCGGTGAAAAAGGGCGGCGTGATGGCGTCCTCCTCCGTGGGCGGCCTCTCCGGTGCCTTCATCCCCGTTAGCGAGGACGAGGGTATGATCGCCGCCGCCCGCGCCGGGACGCTGTGCCTGGACAAGTTGGAGGCCATGACCTGCGTGTGCTCTGTGGGACTGGATATGATCGCCGTCCCCGGCGACACGCCGGCGGAGACCATCGCTGCCATCATCGCTGACGAGGCGGCCATCGGCATGGTCAACTCCAAGACCACCGCCGTGCGCCTGTTGCCGGCCCCCGGCAAGACGGTGGGAGACACCATCGAGATGGGAGGCCTTCTGGGCAGCGCCCCGGTGATGCCGGTACATCCTGAATCCAGCGTGGACTTTATTGCTCGGGGGGGCCGGATTCCTGCACCCATGCAGAGTTTGAAAAACTGA
- a CDS encoding RNA polymerase sigma factor, producing the protein MEDREIIALYWSRSQEAIGETAKKYGAYCAAIIRRVLGDGRDQEECLNDTWLGAWNAIPPQRPVRLAVFLGRIARNTALDRYSYNTAQCRSSGFEAVLEELAECVSGVSMEDDLELRQLGESISRYLATVSPTARWVFLRRYFHCESIQEIAVVSGFTRSKVTALLHRTRKGLQVHLRKEGYDP; encoded by the coding sequence ATGGAGGACAGAGAGATCATCGCCCTGTACTGGTCTAGATCCCAGGAGGCCATTGGTGAGACTGCGAAGAAATACGGTGCCTACTGTGCCGCCATCATCCGCCGGGTGCTGGGAGACGGCCGGGACCAGGAGGAGTGCCTGAATGATACCTGGCTGGGGGCCTGGAATGCCATACCGCCCCAGCGGCCGGTGCGTCTTGCAGTGTTTTTAGGCCGGATTGCCCGGAATACCGCCCTGGACCGTTACAGCTATAACACCGCCCAGTGCCGCAGCAGCGGGTTTGAGGCGGTTCTGGAGGAGTTGGCGGAGTGCGTGAGCGGCGTGTCGATGGAGGATGATCTGGAGCTGCGGCAGTTGGGGGAGAGCATCTCCCGCTACTTGGCCACTGTCTCACCCACGGCGCGGTGGGTGTTTCTCCGGCGGTATTTTCACTGTGAGAGCATCCAGGAAATTGCCGTAGTCTCGGGCTTCACCCGCTCCAAGGTGACCGCTCTGCTCCACCGCACCCGGAAGGGCCTGCAGGTGCATCTGAGAAAGGAGGGCTATGACCCATGA
- the gdhA gene encoding NADP-specific glutamate dehydrogenase, with product MNGYLARVIEEVKGKHGDEPEFVQTVEEVFSSLEPVIEQHPEYEAADLLSRMVEPERTFSFRVTWMADDGTWHTNTGYRTQFNGAIGPYKGGLRFRKDVNLGIIKFLAFEQTFKNALTGLPIGSGKGGSDFDPTGKSDAEIMRFCQSFMTALHRFIGPDVDVPAGDMGVGTREISYLFGQYRRLRGAWENGVLTGKDFASGGSLVRPQATGYGAVYYLENVLKHEGESIEGKTIACAGFGNVTWGICQKAADLGAKVVTLSGPDGYIYDPDGVTTKEKIDYIVEMRASGRNQVKDYADKFGVAFYPGEKPWGVKVDVCMPSAMENDVHLEHARQIVGNGVKYYIEVANMPTTNEALSYLMSQSGVIVAPSKAVNAGGVATSALEMAQNSERLVWTEEEVDQRLRQIMNNIYTMSVEAAEKYGLGYNLVAGANIAGFQRVADAMMAQGIF from the coding sequence ATGAATGGGTATCTGGCAAGAGTGATCGAAGAAGTGAAGGGGAAACACGGAGACGAGCCGGAGTTTGTACAGACGGTGGAGGAGGTGTTCTCCTCGTTGGAGCCGGTGATCGAGCAGCATCCAGAGTACGAGGCGGCGGACCTGCTGAGCCGGATGGTGGAGCCTGAGCGGACGTTCAGCTTCCGGGTGACGTGGATGGCGGACGACGGGACGTGGCACACGAACACGGGGTACCGGACGCAGTTCAACGGAGCGATCGGGCCGTACAAGGGAGGATTGCGGTTCCGGAAGGACGTGAACCTGGGGATCATCAAGTTTCTGGCGTTCGAGCAGACGTTCAAGAACGCGCTGACGGGACTGCCCATCGGCAGCGGGAAGGGCGGCAGCGACTTCGATCCCACGGGGAAGTCGGATGCGGAGATCATGCGGTTCTGCCAGTCGTTCATGACGGCGCTGCACCGGTTCATCGGGCCGGACGTGGACGTGCCGGCAGGTGACATGGGCGTGGGGACCCGGGAGATCAGCTATTTGTTCGGCCAGTACCGGCGTCTGCGCGGCGCATGGGAAAACGGGGTACTGACCGGCAAGGACTTTGCCTCGGGCGGGTCCCTGGTACGTCCTCAGGCAACGGGGTATGGCGCGGTATACTATCTGGAAAACGTCTTGAAGCACGAAGGCGAGAGCATTGAGGGCAAGACCATCGCGTGCGCGGGGTTTGGCAACGTGACATGGGGCATCTGCCAGAAGGCGGCGGATTTGGGCGCCAAGGTGGTGACTCTCTCCGGCCCGGACGGGTACATCTATGATCCGGACGGAGTGACCACAAAGGAGAAGATTGACTACATCGTGGAGATGCGGGCGTCCGGACGGAACCAGGTGAAGGACTATGCAGATAAGTTCGGCGTTGCCTTCTATCCGGGTGAGAAGCCCTGGGGAGTGAAGGTGGATGTATGCATGCCGTCCGCGATGGAGAATGACGTGCACTTGGAGCATGCCAGGCAGATTGTTGGCAATGGGGTGAAGTACTACATTGAGGTGGCGAACATGCCCACCACCAACGAAGCACTGTCGTATCTGATGTCTCAGTCGGGGGTGATTGTGGCGCCCAGCAAGGCGGTGAATGCCGGCGGCGTGGCTACCAGTGCGCTGGAGATGGCGCAGAACAGTGAGCGTCTGGTGTGGACAGAGGAGGAAGTGGACCAGCGTTTGCGGCAGATTATGAACAACATCTACACGATGAGTGTGGAGGCTGCGGAGAAGTACGGCCTCGGGTATAATCTGGTAGCTGGTGCCAATATTGCAGGGTTCCAGCGGGTGGCGGATGCGATGATGGCTCAGGGCATTTTCTAA
- a CDS encoding phosphoribosyltransferase family protein gives MHTYPIHIAGLERQLPICRVTDDLYIGAFICFGDAELTVACARELLKLAPAESYDYLLTAEAKSIPLIHEMARQSGAKKYFIARKGPKAYMPDPIHVEDTSITTAGTQRLYLGRDDADMLRGKRVLLMDDVISTGGSLHAMEELVALAGGIVAGRVAVLAEGDAQKREDIKFLAPLPLFNADGTVKGE, from the coding sequence ATGCATACTTATCCAATTCATATTGCGGGCCTGGAGCGGCAATTGCCCATCTGCAGGGTCACAGACGATCTATACATCGGCGCATTTATCTGCTTTGGCGACGCGGAGCTGACAGTTGCCTGTGCCCGGGAGCTCTTAAAGCTGGCGCCGGCGGAGAGCTATGACTATCTCCTGACAGCGGAGGCTAAGAGCATCCCGCTGATCCACGAGATGGCGCGCCAGAGCGGCGCAAAAAAGTACTTCATCGCCCGTAAGGGCCCCAAGGCCTATATGCCGGACCCCATCCACGTGGAGGACACCTCTATCACCACCGCAGGGACACAGCGGCTGTACCTGGGCCGGGACGACGCGGATATGCTGCGGGGAAAGCGGGTGCTGCTGATGGACGACGTGATCTCCACTGGCGGTTCCCTCCACGCCATGGAGGAACTGGTGGCGCTGGCAGGCGGCATCGTGGCTGGTCGGGTGGCGGTGCTGGCAGAGGGCGATGCCCAGAAGCGGGAAGACATCAAATTTTTGGCGCCGCTGCCGCTGTTCAACGCGGATGGAACGGTGAAGGGTGAATAA
- a CDS encoding helix-turn-helix transcriptional regulator encodes MKNRVKELRLAAGMTQQQLAELVHVSSRTIISLEKGQYNPSLLLAYRLALIFSTTVEELYCLQENKEEEDRRYEEWE; translated from the coding sequence ATGAAAAACCGTGTCAAGGAGCTGCGCCTGGCGGCAGGAATGACTCAGCAGCAGCTGGCGGAGCTGGTCCATGTGTCCTCCCGGACCATCATCTCTCTGGAAAAGGGGCAGTACAACCCATCCCTGCTGCTGGCATACCGGCTGGCGCTGATTTTTTCCACTACGGTGGAGGAGCTGTACTGCCTGCAGGAGAACAAGGAAGAGGAGGACCGGCGGTATGAGGAATGGGAGTAA
- a CDS encoding DUF2178 domain-containing protein, which produces MKIYHKRSFAGGILCLLLAVGCGALLAAEGFQVKLLVSLALLLFLGGVDLVWAMSRESRMPRGDERDRQISEKSAWSAYLVLTNGCWMVSVVVLLLYAVFRSVALLAAAVTLFCVILAAFVILLCTNAYYERHL; this is translated from the coding sequence ATGAAGATTTATCATAAGCGCAGTTTTGCCGGCGGCATTCTCTGCCTGCTGCTGGCGGTGGGCTGTGGTGCCCTGCTGGCGGCGGAGGGATTTCAGGTCAAACTCCTGGTAAGCCTGGCGTTGCTGCTGTTTTTAGGGGGTGTGGATTTGGTCTGGGCCATGTCCCGGGAATCCCGGATGCCCCGGGGAGATGAACGGGACCGGCAGATCAGCGAGAAAAGCGCCTGGTCCGCCTATCTGGTGCTGACCAACGGCTGCTGGATGGTGTCTGTCGTCGTGCTGCTGCTCTATGCCGTTTTCCGCAGCGTGGCGTTGCTGGCAGCGGCTGTGACATTGTTCTGCGTGATTTTGGCGGCATTTGTCATCTTGCTATGTACAAACGCCTATTACGAAAGGCATCTGTGA
- a CDS encoding DUF6442 family protein, giving the protein MDRAHDRNQIRQLHLLRDERDRELLTAAQSRAGNAVLRVSQLLAAICLLRGEPVWTALLSLTFVNAAAQCFHQFRCDRERAYLLLGLAAGAVALGLCSVFLIKGEAALTMGRLVAFGVLYYMLRALAGLLFVGVLLAMFWIAHRVGHLDGEQWEAYFQSVSTVGLLLRGGCILLLALGMVTALSWPLFSLLGFPTPGRLALIFFVAAGGHLVRAFSDQREELISKLLRLKS; this is encoded by the coding sequence ATGGATCGAGCTCATGACCGCAATCAAATCCGGCAGCTGCATCTGCTCCGGGATGAGCGGGACCGGGAGCTTCTGACCGCTGCACAGAGCCGGGCTGGAAATGCGGTGCTGCGGGTGTCTCAGCTGCTGGCCGCAATCTGCCTGCTGCGGGGAGAGCCGGTTTGGACGGCTTTGCTGTCCCTGACCTTTGTAAACGCCGCGGCCCAGTGCTTTCACCAGTTCCGCTGTGACAGGGAGAGAGCATACCTGCTATTGGGGCTGGCTGCGGGCGCGGTGGCCCTGGGGCTGTGCAGCGTCTTTCTGATCAAGGGGGAGGCGGCGCTGACCATGGGACGGCTGGTGGCTTTCGGTGTACTTTACTATATGCTGCGGGCTCTGGCGGGACTTTTGTTTGTGGGGGTGCTACTGGCCATGTTCTGGATTGCCCATCGGGTAGGCCACCTGGATGGGGAGCAGTGGGAGGCCTATTTCCAATCAGTTTCCACAGTGGGACTCCTCCTCCGGGGCGGGTGCATCCTGCTGTTGGCGCTGGGGATGGTGACGGCGCTGAGTTGGCCGCTATTTTCCCTGCTGGGCTTCCCCACGCCGGGGAGACTGGCCCTGATTTTCTTTGTGGCGGCGGGTGGCCACTTGGTAAGAGCATTCAGCGATCAGCGGGAAGAGCTGATCAGCAAGCTGCTCCGACTGAAGTCGTAA
- the ruvX gene encoding Holliday junction resolvase RuvX, protein MRIMAIDYGDAHTGIAISDPTGFMAGFTTTIDAYRPEAVAERVAALAQEHGVEELVLGHPINMDGTRGPRSEKAQAMKVLLEETSSLPVILWDERRTTIDAHQILLNNGKNAKKRKKVVDAVAASLILEGYLTYKKSHPAG, encoded by the coding sequence ATGCGTATTATGGCCATTGATTACGGTGACGCCCACACTGGCATCGCCATCTCAGACCCCACTGGCTTCATGGCCGGCTTCACCACCACCATCGACGCCTACCGTCCGGAGGCTGTGGCGGAGCGCGTGGCCGCGCTGGCTCAGGAGCATGGCGTGGAGGAACTGGTGCTGGGCCACCCCATCAACATGGATGGCACTCGGGGGCCCCGTTCCGAAAAGGCCCAGGCCATGAAGGTCCTGCTGGAGGAGACCTCCTCCCTGCCGGTCATCCTCTGGGACGAGCGACGCACCACCATTGACGCCCACCAGATTCTTCTGAACAACGGCAAAAACGCCAAGAAGCGGAAGAAGGTTGTGGACGCCGTGGCGGCATCCCTGATTTTGGAGGGCTATCTCACCTATAAAAAAAGCCATCCTGCCGGGTAA